Proteins encoded together in one Lathyrus oleraceus cultivar Zhongwan6 chromosome 5, CAAS_Psat_ZW6_1.0, whole genome shotgun sequence window:
- the LOC127082323 gene encoding uncharacterized protein LOC127082323, with protein MLGSGRLFTENCMNEIEEEVIKSNSHTVMQFDHERFCFLVQETVHHNDDMPTTHYNADLRNLTCECGRFQTFHVPCSHVIAVCLSIRQDYSVHIDDVFKVVNIFKVYEESFLGIPTETSWPQYEGDTLCHNDRMRRKKRSPKQLSD; from the coding sequence ATGTTGGGTTCTGGCCGACTGTTCACTGAAAACTGCATGAACGAAATTGAGGAGGAGGTAATCAAATCAAATAGCCACACGGTTATGCAATTTGATCATGAGAGGTTCTGCTTCCTGGTCCAGGAAACTGTGCATCATAATGACGACATGCCGACTACCCATTACAACGCCGACCTTCGGAATCTGACGTGTGAGTGTGGAAGATTTCAAACGTTTCATGTCCCTTGCTCACATGTTATTGCAGTGTGTTTAAGCATAAGACAAGATTATTCTGTGCATATAGATGATGTGTTCAAAGTTGTAAACATATTTAAGGTTTACGAGGAGAGTTTCCTCGGGATCCCGACCGAAACAAGTTGGCCACAATATGAAGGTGACACGCTTTGCCACAACGACCGCATGCGAAGAAAAAAAAGGTCGCCCAAACAGTTGTCGgattag